The DNA region TGGTACATACAATCCTTGGTGCAGTAATGTCAGCATTGATACTTATGGGGTTGGGGTCTGGAGAACTATCAGAAACTTATGGCCAAAGCTTGAAggcaatttatatataaaagtggGAGATGGTAAGAGAACAAAATTCTGGGGAGATGCTTGGAATGATCAGACCCCTCTGAGAGATTCCTTTCCAGATATGTTCATTCTTTGCAACAATCCAGAGGTTGTCAGTGATTGTTGGACACCACAGGGTTGGAATTTATCTTTTAGGAGGCTACTAAATGATTGGGAAATGGAGAGAGTGGCcaaattgctagaagaaatagGGATGTTTCCTGGCACCAACAATGCACCTGACTCATTGAGATGGAAACATAGTGAAGATGGGGCTTTCACTGTTAGCAGGGCTTACAAAATGGAAAGCAACCAGCAAAACAACAGACGCAAAAGCTTGTGGAGAAAGGTTTGGAGAAACTTAGCACCAACCAAAGTAAAATGCTTTACATGGTTGGTTGCTAGGAGGGCTTGCTTGACACATGAAGTTCTGAAGAAAAAAGGAATGATTGTAGTATCTTGGTGTTCATTATGTGGGAAAACAGAAGAGACCAACAACCATTTATTTTTGCATTGCAGCTTCACAACACAAATTTGGGCCATCTTTCTTAGTCTCACAGAAACAAAGTGGACCATGCCTGAACATACTGCAGATCTGCTAAGTTGTTGGATTAGAAGAGGGGAAGTAAGAGTCAGAAGGCATGGTGGAGGATAATCCCACACTGCATATGGTGGACAGtgtggaaagaaaggaatagtaGAAATTTTGAAGATAGGTCCAATTCCATTCAGAAGGTTAAGTGGAATTGTATTgtatctttttatttctggtGTAAAGAAAAAGATATAGAGGAAACAGAACAGTTGGTAGAATTATTAGCATCTCTGTAAGTAtttctctctttgtttttcttttaaaggtcCCCAGTATCTCCATAATGCTGAAGAATACCAATtaccattttccaaaaaaaaaaaaaattgttggttGTGAGCATATGAGTTCAAATATGAGACACCCAGCAAAATATCATTTGTCACCAGGCTCTTTAGAAAAAGCAGGAATGCATGCTCAAGATTACAGCCAAAGGTTCCAAGCCATTAGCTTCTTTTCTATTTGACAAaagaaatatgtatatacaagAATAATTTCGCCAGTTAGCCTGAGTGACTTGTGCAATAAAGTAGCAGTGTGTGGAtgtctacaacaacaacactaacaacatacccagtgtaatcccacaagtggggtctggggagggtaggatgtacgcagaccttacccctacctttgtggggtggAAATTAATAGTGTTAAATTACGGAAAATCCAAATAATGCAGTTTGGAGAATCTACCAACAATAACAAGCCAGTTAATCATAGACATATGGGGGATAGATGTCAGAACAATTTTGCCGCAAGTACTCGCATTCTGTCAGTAGTCTTCAGAGTCATTATTAAAAGGATAAATATATCTATCTAGATATATAACGACTAAGAAAAATTATCAACTTCACACCTTTTCGTCTCCAGAATTAAAACAAATCCAGCATCATAGAATTATCATCCGTCTCTTTAACAGTAAAATTGTCCCAATGAGGACTTAGAAAGTAGAATTGCAGATTTTGGATAATTGAACTCTTGTTTTTCAACAAAATCCACCTACGACATTGATCTCACAGCTAACGGAGTTGAGcgaacaattttttcttttgaaatttacTAGACCAATCACACTGCAACATTTAGGTTGGCCTCGATGACCAAGATCACAATGGTCTAGGATTTGACTTTCTTTTTAGCTATTTAAAATGCACGGACACTGTTATATGTCAATAATACCAGTAAGTCTTATCAGATTAAACGCGTATTAGAACGTGAGACTAATTTACTCCTTGTCGTTGTACAAGCAACTCCTAACAcagaaaggtagtcatattctATGTCAGTATAACAACATTTTGTCTGGAAAAAAAGAATCTCCATCGTTCATTCGTTACCAAAATTATTCACCTAGTCAGGAAACAAAGTTACACTAGTGAAAATCAAAAAATGAGATTCGCCTTTCAGTTTTCCGACGGCATTCATAACCTCAAGACATATAAGTGGAAAGGTAAACAGATTGAAGCTTTCTCCAGCTGAATAAAACCTCAAAGTAACTAGCTTCTTTGATTTAATCTCGCCTTCAAAAGTAAATCATATGCCAACAGAACTACTAATAGATTCAGTATTTAAACAACACTCAGTTACGTAtactatcggaaacaacctgtCTACCGCACAAAGGTAGGgttaaggtctgcgtacatcctaccctccccagaccccactttgtgggattacagtaggtatgttgttgttgttactcaGTTACGAATgccaatcaatcaatcaactacacCTCAATAAAAAACTAGCTCTATGAATCTCTGTAACCATTTCACTCCATTTTTAAAATCAGTAAACCATTTCACTCAATTCTATACTGGCGCATTTTATATAGTGGTAAGTAATTTGACTTTTCAGACAAACTAGGGAATTCTATAATTAAGTAATGTGAGAAAGAATTAATTAACAGATATCTATGCCCTAGTATTTGTTTCTGTTGATAATCGAAGCTAATTCTaaaaccacaaatttcaaaaataaaaggtGCATATCGAGAGTAGACATACGGTGTTCATGGAAGTAATAGTTGCCTTGGAGGCGGCAGCCCAAGCGATCAATGGCTTGACCCGTTTCTCGGATCCAAAACCCGACTGTGTATATTGCTTTCCCCACCGTACCCATCTTCTATCTTCTATGATTTGATGATTACAGAGACTTGAAAATGTGATTCTTCAGTTTAATTTAGCGAAAATGTGGTTTCCACAGACGGACAAAATAAAGTGAGTTTAATCGGACGAGTCTACCCactcacctttttcttttttaaaagagttaatGGCCAAACTCACAACTCAACTATCATTTTTTGCCGAATTTCACACTTTAATTATGAGTTATTCCTTTTTTCTATCatctatatattaaaatataattgaTTGGCCTAATCATCTTTGAGGTGTAATTTAATCCATAAATGATGATAGTTCGGatagagaaaaagagaacaacTAACAATTTGGAATGCGAAACTAgcaaaaaaaatgatagtttTTTACCataactcttttaaaaataatctttaTATACGGAGTGAAGGTCCGCAAAATACTTATTTGTATACCATTTTTACATCTACCAAACAATTTAGTATTAatacttaaaaaataaagtacGAATAGATATTGTTTAATCATTGATTAAGTGATAAATCTGTCAATGAAAGACACATGTCTTGTATTTATTGGTTTGTTGTAGAAaccatgtataaataatttgttTGCCactatttttattcttattagaaaaagaaaaaaaaattaaaagaaaaaagaagttaatAATAGTACCGCATTAAGCTTTAGTATGTATATTTATTGTCTTATAATCTATGATGATATTTGATTGAATATGAACTTCAAGATATTAAAATTTGATCTATATATTATATCACtgatatattatataaaataataaaaaaataacggTTGAAGACTTTGCTTGACAATCAGCCGATTTGGACAAATTAATGAGTTTGAATTTTTAaaggttatgaaaaatttataGAAATAGAATAGTGTTAAATAATACCCGCAAGTGTGGGCTCGGTCTGGTTGAAAGACGGGGCTCTTTGTAATGGAGGTATCGGGCTTAGAAACCCCGCCTACAATGATgagggatttgccttctgggtcgaggttgtcgcacggggcttgcttagtgcgggttatctctcctgtgtggtttgtgaGCTACTGCACAGGAGCTAGGTTTACCCTGTGTGCACCCGAAGGTAGCGGCGGCTGAttccatgtcatcaaaaaaaaaaaaaaagttataatttGAAATGTAacaaaattaaggaaaaaaattatgaagATCGAGATAAAAGAGGTAATACTTTTATTACATTAATCATATACTTTTGTAAAGTAGTCCAATAACAAGAAAAATCCGATAGTGTGATGCTCCCTGTATATCAAAATGGGCAATTCtgcgtttggggtggtctttaaattttgcccctcatatttgaaatctttaaattttgtccttcggctaaaacccataggttccaggttcgaacccacgcgcagtcaaaattttaaaaaaattcgcaaggcaaaattTCGTTTAATGGCATACACTTACAAGTTATACCGCCCCCGGCATACTGCCCCCTTATGGATTTGGCATACATGCGGGGTGATAACTTtaataattcattcaaaagtttatgcTTAGATCcaagataaaagtttgcccattaaaagtatgcccccacgcagactgaaggaattaccaaagttgtTACGCTTCGACTCgcagatacttatgccttataggcgacttggcataagtatgtccgGGTCATAACTTtaataattccttcacaaagttatgccgggtccggcataaaagtttgcccattaaaaagtatgcccataactttgtgaaggaattattaAAGTTATGCGAGTACTTATGCCAAATACGGGCATGGTATCCggcataaaatgtgtaattccttaacaaaagtatgccgggtccggcatacacgcgatccaaaccttgtcttgcgattttttttttaatttatgcttgagcgggggttcgaactcagaacctcattATTTCGGTgcgaaagctcaaagttgcaatgcgaagggcaaaaattaaagaccagcaatatgaggggcataatttaaagaccacaaatatgaggggcaaaatttaaagaccaccccaaaagaagggcactccgcgcaaaaaaatgtatcaAAATTGTCCTAATCAGGTGCCAATTTGGACATGATTTTTTCCCTTCAGAATAGAAAAAAGATTGAAAAAGTTGTTTGATTAGTCATCTAACTCTTTTGGATGTTTTACAATAGTGCCTTGTTCAAAACATTACCATCTGTTGCATCTTATATCCTTTAACTATGGAATCAGGTTCATTTACTGACTACTAAACTTTAACTGGTGAACCTTGATTAGGCAGTTTGCACACTACTAATAATGGCTTTTTATGACATTATCTCATAGTAACTCTTTTCCATGGCTGATTTTGATAGGGAAATGTACTTACCACTTACTAGGCCTATTCAGGAATGAAGTCCACTTACTAGGCCTATTCAGGAATGAAGTTTTCATTTGCCCTCATATATGAATCTCATTACAACTTATTGCAACTTCAAGCTTTTCAACAGAAGAATTGAGTTATTTATCAGTTGAACTTTTTTTACATATATGGAGTTGCTATGGATTATCATATTTAGCCATACCAGAGTTTTACATCTTCTAGTTACTTTGgcgttttttctttttttgtaatgGTGGTGTTTGGATCTGTCTGCGcagattacttcaccgagtacATGCTACCTCTCACCGGCACAAGTACCCAGCAACTTAGTTCCCCAAAAATTTATGCAGACTCCCCAAAAAATTTATGCAGACAAAATAGAAAATCACCTAGCATTAATCTAGCATTTGCTTTGATTTTTACTTGCTTAAAAGTGGATTTGGAGGAGCTTAAAAATACCTAAGATAGCATATGAATTTGCTCAGCTGTGGCTTTATATTGCCTCCCAATACCATTGTACTTCCTATTGTAATGAAAATTTGATAggtttcttcttcaaattgagTTCCCATGTTAGCAGTCATTCATTTAAACTATTTTCCAATGGATAACTTGATTCGTGCACTTTTAGAAGTTTAGTCTGATCGACACTCCAGTTTCTTATAAGAGAGATCAGTGTTCTATGCTATCTCCTTCAGAAACAAAATGATATTTAAAATGCAGGTATAAATCCAGGTATTTTCCCGctttcattttaaaaattaaactgcAAAAGGCAAACAGCACCAAATGCAATGCCAaactttcttctttcaattcaACTAAACAAATACAATAAAGAGAAGATGTGGATCCCTTTGGATCAAGCTGACTTCATTATCAGGTTGAATCAACCGATCTCATATGTCACcaaaatctcctataatatgaATCAGATTGTATGTTGGAGGACTATACAGTATATTTTACAACATAGCTCATTGTGTATTTAACGGTAGCAATGAAGCTAAATTTCTGATACTGTTTCAAGAGAAGACGCTGGTGTTACCGTGGTTGACAACCAATCTAATAAAGCTTCATTCACTAGTTCTGGAACTTCGTCGTGGGGACAATGTCCTGCCTTCAGGTTAACGACCGTTGTGTTTGGATAGAACTCCTTAATCCGATTGGCCTTGGCAGGACCAACCCAAGGGTCTAGGTCACCCCACACCAACAGCAATGGGCAAGAAAGTTGTCTCAGCACACTGTCAAGTGTATACTTTCTCTGGTTTGACATGAATCGTGTCATCAATCTGTAGATAGGAAAAGAATAGGACATTGGTTAAGCTTCTTAAACTAGTTTGATACGATAAACAGCATTGGTATCTTTTTCATAAAAGTAAAGCAaataaacatttataaacttattTTCCAAGCAATCTATTACTGATGATGGTCTACCAGTGATCGGATTACATAAAATCTGATGTTGGAGGTATGTCTGATGTTTCATACAATCATGCAGTTTTATCCCATCATTATAAGGCAGAAATGCAAGATAGCCTGCAACTGCGACATAGGGTGCTGAATGCTTCTGGATTCTCATTGTATTTTAACTTTGACTGATTTTGCATTTTATGAGGAAGTCCTATCCTTTCAGTTTTAAGTTCTGACGAAAAACTTTACCGTATAATCCCTCAATTTCATTTTATGCGAAGGTGTTTGACCGGGACACGGAGATCAACAAAGACGTGTTTTTTGAAGCTTGTGGTCTGAAACATGCCATGACATTTCGGTGGTTATAAAATCATGTTATTGAGGGTAAACTGGGAAGCTTAAAATGAAATTGTTTCTACATAGcatatagaaaggtgtcattctttttggaacaggctaaaaagaaaaaagtgccACATAGAATGGACCACAGGGATTGTGCCAGAGCTATAAGAGAAGAGGACTTGGTAAGAATGACAGATATTTTTCTTCGTAATATTATTTCAGACAAATAATCCAAATTATTTCGGTGAATTTCTAATAATACTGTTTCTTCTCTGAAGCATACAAAGGAATGTAATTTTAGCTATCAAGTAAAAGGGGAAATACTGTAGACATCTACATTCATACCGGTAATAAACCTCCCCTGCATTTGGGTCAGCTGCAGGTGTAGTAATTGAATCAATGAGATAATCATCCACGTTTGAAGAATTTACGTAGACCTTCAAGTGAAAACACATAAAGCAAGTCAGTTGTTTGATAATAGTGACTGAAGATAATGAATGGTACTGGAAAACAAAATGCAATTTGATGCAGATCAGCAGCCATCCATTCTGATGCATCATGCCATTAACAATTAGATGATGTTCAAGAGTTAGTACTGTTTCTGACTGTTGGTTCAATTCGAGACATATGCATTACGCggatttatatatatttgtgcaaGCTAAAAGGTAGAACAGTTATGCATATATTGGTGCAAACAAGCAAATAATTTGAAATCCATTTATatattggaagaaaagaaagttgatctagctataaaaggaacatACGCTCTTCAGAACAGATTCAATACGAGCTGGTTGCTTGGCTTGCCAGAATAAGAATCCAAGGAATACACGTTGAAAGATTTCCTTTAGTGGCTTTAAAATAAATTTCTGTAAGGCTGTTTCTTCAGTTTCTTCAGCTGCACTGCTGGCATCCCCAAATTGTCCTGCGCTATTCAACAGTGAAACTCCCTTGACTTGATCAGTGAGTGACGCTGCTGCTACCAAAGCGGTAAATCCTCCAAGACTGTTAAATAATACATAACACATTCATATTTAAATTCAATTTCATCTCTACAAAGTTTATGTTAAACTGTGCCAACAACCTAGCAAAAAGGGAATTGAATCTTAACAATTTCAAACTCCAAGAACCTATAACTGATGCACTATTTTTGCAAATAAAATGTTACTACTATTTGTTTTACTAATTTTACCAGATACATCAAACTTTGGTATCTTCGCTAGTACCAAATAAAGTGATGCTAATCTATCATATAATCTGAATGTAATACGCCCATAAATATAGAACTACTTATTTACAACCATTGTGCGATGTGATTCTTTAGAAACTACATGAAATAGGAAGCCACCAATCATACTTAATGAATACACTAGGTTAATTTACAGATTCAATGACTTCATTCTACTGAGACATTTCTTGCATTATAAAATTAAGACACTTCAACTTGATGTTAAAGAATTTTTCGTTGCTTCCAAGACTTTTGAAGCCACTCTATGTGAAATCTTAGTGACAATGGTGGTCCATCCTTATTCCTAGCTACCAATTAATGGTGATTGACTCAGTTAACTTACAACCTATATTTCCAGAAAACAATTAAACAATATGCAATAAGAAAGACTGTACGTGGTTAACGGAAAGCTAGGAATTCTAACATCCAGGAAAATCACTAAAATGACAAGTTGTTAATGCACAAGCTCACCTGTTCCCCACTAAAACTGCTGGTTCTTTCACAATCTCCTTCATGAAGTCGACAACTTGATCTCTCCAAACCAAGGCATCATAATCTATTAGTGCCTTCTCGCTCCAGCCAAATCCTATCAAATCCAGAGCATAAACCTTGTACTTTTTAGCCAGTTCTGGTATGTTATACCTAAGAAAGCAAGAAACGCAGTTCAGGAGCTTAAAAGAAATAGTACCATGCGATCCCAGAAGAATCAGAATTTTATTGTGCATCTTCAAAGCACTTATCGATATAATTAAAGAGCATGAGCAACACATAAAGAATGAAATTCCATAACTAAAGTTAATATACAGAAAGGTTAACAGTAGCTTCCTTCTAAGCAAGAATGGAACAGTAGTTTGATCTTACAGCTATACAGTCCTCCAATGATTGGTTCTTAATTTTAGCAGCAACATTACAATTATGATATTACTACAGATAATTGAT from Lycium ferocissimum isolate CSIRO_LF1 chromosome 2, AGI_CSIRO_Lferr_CH_V1, whole genome shotgun sequence includes:
- the LOC132035209 gene encoding pheophytinase, chloroplastic-like; translated protein: MSTSCATVGTEWLNPVSTRLALPGKINHFRGKCELNRRNFAFNGIVAAGASVMTPSVVAEPSKGLEKLPFKQEGYNYWTWRGHKIHYVVEGEGFPVVLIHGFGASAFHWRYNIPELAKKYKVYALDLIGFGWSEKALIDYDALVWRDQVVDFMKEIVKEPAVLVGNSLGGFTALVAAASLTDQVKGVSLLNSAGQFGDASSAAEETEETALQKFILKPLKEIFQRVFLGFLFWQAKQPARIESVLKSVYVNSSNVDDYLIDSITTPAADPNAGEVYYRLMTRFMSNQRKYTLDSVLRQLSCPLLLVWGDLDPWVGPAKANRIKEFYPNTTVVNLKAGHCPHDEVPELVNEALLDWLSTTVTPASSLETVSEI